GGAAATACCAAATTTGAGTAAAACACCTGCCAGCATGGCACTGGTTAAGCTTTGCGGAATATATGAAAGCGCTTTTTGAAATACGCCTGAAAAGCCTAAAATAGCAGTCAGTAAACCACCAATTAAAAAAGCACCAATCGCTTCATTTAAGCTATAGCCACTGCCGGTTGCCATAATTAAAGCAAGGCCTGCGGTTGACCATGCTGTTGCTACAGGATATTTAAATTTCCAAGAAAGGATAAGTCCTGATAGGCCAATTCCTAGACCTAAAGCCCAAAACCAAGAAGTAATTTGTTCGGGTGAAGCACCTAAAGCTTGTGCAGCCTGAATGACTAAAATGGCCGAAACACTAATACCTATTAAAAAAGTAATAAAGCCCGCAAATACTGCTGGAATCGAAAAATCTTGAAGAATCTTTTGCATAGCTAAATGTTCTAAATCCCTGAAAAATTAATATGTTTCTGCCTTTGCTTTCAGCTCGCTAAATCTAACAATTTTTTTAAAGAAGGTGCTTTCTATTTTTGATTTAAAATCGAAATAATATTTTTAGAATATCTAATAATGATATTATTTCTTCCATAAATAACACAAAATTTGGGATATTATTTTATGGATGAGCAGACTGAAAATTTGACAGCGCTTGAACTTAAAATTATGCGTGCTTTACAAGAAAATGGACGTTTAAGTAATGCGGAGCTGGCCAAACTTGTGGGTATCAGTACCTCGTCTTGCTGGAATCACACACAGCGTCTTTTTAAAATTGGTGCAATTCTAGATGTGCGTGCTCGGATTAATCCAAGCATGGTACAGCGTGATACGGTAGTACTCATTGGTGTGGTTTTAGACCGCTCAACTCCAGACAGTTTTCAGGCATTTGAACAAGCATCAGGTGATTTAGAAAATGTTTTAGAGTGTTATCTGGTGGCGGGAGAGGTCGATTATTTCCTAAAAATTCGAGTCAAAGATTTAGCGGCCTTTAACCGGTTCCATAGTGAAAAAATTATTGCCT
This region of Acinetobacter sp. XS-4 genomic DNA includes:
- a CDS encoding Lrp/AsnC family transcriptional regulator — encoded protein: MDEQTENLTALELKIMRALQENGRLSNAELAKLVGISTSSCWNHTQRLFKIGAILDVRARINPSMVQRDTVVLIGVVLDRSTPDSFQAFEQASGDLENVLECYLVAGEVDYFLKIRVKDLAAFNRFHSEKIIALPGVRQVRTFFVLNEVKTDGMLAF